The window AGGGAGCAGTCTGTGTATATACGCCATCTGCGTGCCTTTTCGGACTACAGATCCTTTCCATCACATCTGCTACAAGGATGGAGGCTTGTTTTCGGTTGCTAAAATGTTTTTTGCAACCTTACTCGCCGATTTCGGGTTTAACACTTTGGTTAAAAGCCAAGAAGCAAACGCATCATCTTTCCGTTTTTCGCTGCCGTTTCATCACCTCCTTTCGACACAATTACTTGATTATTCCGCCAACTCATTTGTTTTCCACTAACTGCAAATAAACTTTACCGCGCCGTTTCTTTGTCCTGATGAACATAAGCCCTCTGCCACATCAAGTGTGCATGTTAGGCGCGTAAAGTCAAGATTTATTTCTGCGTATGTCATTTCTGCGTATGCTGCATTATCAGGTTTTCGGGAGATAGTCATACCTGGACATTCCACTAAAAATCACAGGATGGATCCGCAATATCTTGATAATCACCACGATACGAAAACTGAGAACCGGAACGTATGGAACGCAGCCATAACGTTTTCACCACGGACCCGCCTGCCGGACGGGCAGGGAGCACGGCGCGGCCGTTGGCCGCAACCAATTTTTACCACTGTCCCTGCCTGCCGGCGGGCAGGGACACTGAATTCACTGAACACAACATTCTACGGTAAAGAAAGTTACGAATACCAAGCGAAAAACTTTCTCAAATTAAAAAGTTTTGCACACTTGTAGTACGGAGAAAAAAGGAGCACGCGGAGAAAGTGAGTCAATTGTTTTATGTAGAACGCAGATTTCGCAGATGTGCGCAGGTATGAAATACGGTTCTGCGTTCCTGCAATAAATCTGCGTTTATCTGCGTCCAACATCGTTTTTTAGTGCTTTATTTGTGCTTATCCGCGTTCATCCGCGGCGAAATCTAAAATCTTCGCGAGCGCACAGGAGAGGAACGATTGCCGCCAGCACCGCCAATCGTTTCATCGGAACCGCCTACGCTTCTTTCGATTCCGGCTCGGTGGTGGAGGTGATCCGCTGGAGCCTCGCGCCGCTGATCCGCTGCTCGAAGCGCCCCGCCTGGGTGGTACAATCGATCGTGCAGGAGCCGTCTTCGTGGGCGACCTTGACGACGCCAACCCTTGTCTTCTCGCTGCTTGTCCAGCTCACCAGGTCACCTACCTTAATGTCGGTCACGTTCCGATCCTCCTCTCCGTGAATCACGCTCCGAGGGGTGAACTACCACACGCGCAGAAAGCGAGCGTGCCTTCTGCATCGAAGACACACTCGCTTGGAAAACCTCGGCAGTTCACACCGCCCACCTTTGAAGCGGCAGTGGTACTCACGAGAATGCGCCCTGTGAATCGCACGCCCCTCGCGGGGCCGCGTGACAGGTTCAACAACCGGCTACTTTATGAGCGATTCTTCTGAAGCAGGCGCCGCAGAAATTACCGGCGTGATAGGCGCCGCCCCGGACTCGCTGGAAAATAACTTCGCGCCAGGCTCTACGACCTTCTCCTGCTCGGTGCTCTTGATCGGGTGAAAATGGAAATAGCCGACACAGCCAGAAAGAATTGCCACCGCCAGCAGCGCTGCCAACACCATGATCCGTCTGCTGTTCATCTTTTTCTTGCCTCCTTTCAAAATATGCCCTGTCCAATATCCCATAGAACACACACGGATAACCACGGACGCTCATGCCGACCAGTGTCCGTGCTTTCCCCTTGGCTGGCGAATATTATAGCTCACCCCTCATCGCTGTCCACCAAATTTTAGGCATTCACCCCGACGAGCTTGAGCTTCTGCCTGGCGGCGATCCCGATCCTGCCGCGGGGCGACTTCTTCACCAGATATTTGAGCAGCCCGATGCCGAATTCCCTCTGCTCGAAGAGCTTCTCGGCGAAATGAAAACCGATATGGTAGAGCTCGGGCGGACCCAGAGCCCTCTCAGCCTTCAGGCGTTTGACCAGCGGGAAGTCAGCATCCCGCATGAGATCCGCGATGAGCCTCAGCGCTTCATCATCCTTGCGCCTCAGGGGGGAGAGATCGGGGGGGCTGCTGCACAGCCCGACGACCGCGAGCTCGTACTTGAGCTCATTGGTGAGGAGCGAATGGTGGGACATCAGGCGCAACAGACCCTCGGCATCTTTGAATTTCTTTGTCCCCTTCAGCCGCTTCACGCGGTCGAGGACCCGCTCGACGAGAAAGACGGGATTAATGACCTTCAGCGCAGCCGCGTAGAGCGAATAGCGCTCATCCCCCGACGCCCATAGCTTCTCCATCCTGTCGAACAGGCGGCGGGCCTCGCCCTGACCCACCTGATCCTTCTGCGCCCTGAGGATGCTCACGAGCCTCATCCCCGCCTCATAGTCCTTCGCCACCTCGAGCTCCTTGATGATGTACGGATACGCCCGCGGGAGGCCGGCCAGCGCCTCCTGGGCGGCGCGGCGCTCCTCGAAATCGCTGGAGTTGAGATGCTCGAGCAGGCGCTTGACGTTGTCCCGTGAATCATTTTTGCTCATCCGCGAGAGGATGAAGCTCCGCACGGCAGGATGTGGGCTCCTCAACCTCTCCTCCAGGAGCGGCACGAGATTCCTGGGGATCTCCAACCGCTGGAGGACCGTGAGGACATTCCGCACGATGTTTGAGTAATCGCTTCCCTCGAGCATGGGGATGATTTCTCTGGCCAGCGCTGCATTTCCCTTGGGGGGGATCTCCATTCGCGAGAGGGCGATCAGGGCCTGCTCTCTGACCGGGGCCGGTTGATCGTGCAGTGCGTACCTGAGCACCCTGCTCACCGTAGAGGGGTCGCCGATGTAGCCGAGCAGTATCACCCCTGCGGCCATCTTCTCCGGGCTCGCTCCTGCCTTGGGGGATGCGAGGAATACGTCGATCTTTTTGCGGAGGGGCTTCCTCTCGTGCCGAGCCATTTTGTCTATTGCCTCGCGCAGCGCCAGACAGATGCCCTTGCTCAGCTCAGGCCCATCGCCCGCGATGCAGTCCACGAGAAAACGGCATGCGTCTTCAGTCCCTATGGTGCCGAGGATTCTCACCAGGAGCTTTTTGAGCTCCGGGTCGGCCTTGGCGAAAAGTCGCTTGGCCTCAGCCACGGCGGACGAGCCCGTCGAAGCAATTATCCCGCTCGCACGCTCCTGAACCTTGCCGCCCTCGCGGAGGAGGGGGAAGAGGTATGGCAATGCCTCCGGTCCGGGGATCCGCTCGAGGGTTGAGAGGATATAGTTCTTTACGGTGAGGTTGGGGGTTGAGAGATGCCTGGCAAGATTGCGCCTGATCTCGCCGTTCCTGGGCCTCAGCTCGCCGAGCACACGTGCCGCGGCGCACTGCAGTTCCACATCCTCGCTGTCGAGCAGGGCACATATCTGTTTCAAGAGTCTATCCATGCGAACTCCTCACGGATAAAGGGCCACCCCGCAGGTCACCGCGGCGCGAGGAATGCCCGATCTGGCTATGACTCGACGCTCGCATAGCCCCGCACGAAGCCCTTTGCGACATACTCTTTTTCCCATGCCGCGTCGGCATAGCGGGCGTACTCCTCTGCATATTTCCTGAGCGGCTCCCTGAGCTCGGTGATGATCGTCTCCGCGCCGGGATGGGTCGGCCGCGCACCGCACTCGCGGACGACCGCCTCGAGCACGTCAGGGCAGTCGACGATCATGCATGGCCTCAGGAGATTGTCTGAATATGGCTGCCTCGATTGGATGGCCTTGAAGAAGTCGGATCGGATCACATCCCGCAGGCTTTTCTCCTTGATGTTGTCCACCGCGAAGTGGCAGAAGACGCACGGTTCGACGTCGCCGTTAGCATTGATATGCAGGTACTGGCGCCCCCCCGCGATGCAGCCGCCGACGAAATAGCCGTCGTTCCAGAAGTCGCCGATGAAGATCGGCTTGCTGTTCCGCAACTGCCGGACGCGGCGGCGCAACTCGTCGCGCTGCCTTGGCGTCGGCATCAGCTCCATGGCGGGCTTCCGTCCGATGGGGATATACTGGAAGTACCAGAGTATCATCGCCTTCTTCGCCACGAGCATGTCCACGAATTCATCGCTGCAGATCTCGTTGATGTTGTCGCGCGTTTCGGTGCACGAGGCGCCGAAAGGGACACCCGCTTCGGCGAGGTAGTCCATTGCGTCCATGATCCTCTTGAACGCACCGGGGCCGCGGCGCTCGTCCGTCCACTTCTCCATGCCCTCGGCGCTGATCATCGGCGCGACGTTTCCGAGCTCTCCGAGCCTGCTGGCTGCGTCCCTGTCAATGAGCGTCCCATTGGTGTAGAGCTGGAAATACACATCGAGGTGCTTCTCATAGATCCCCCATATGTCCTTCCGCGTAAAGACCTCTCCGCCGGAGAAAGTGATAAAGTAGATACCGAGCTCTTTGGCTTCGCTGATGACCCGGTCAATGAGCTCGAAGGGGAGACCGAAATCCTGAGCATACTCACCCGCGTAGCAGCCGTAACATTTCAGATTGCATCGCATCGTCGGGCTGATGACAAGGAGGGACGGCGGGATAAATCCCTCCTGCTCGTAGAGGTCATTTTCTCTCAGCGAGTTTCCTATCACCAGGTTGTTGAGCATCAGGTTGTTCACGAGCCGTTCTCGGCAGTTCGGAGACAACCTCCCCATGACATCCCTGGCGAGCTGGACCGTGGGGTGGTTTTTCTGGAATGTGGAGCGCATATAACGGATAATTTCTTTGTCGTCATGGTTCTTCGTCAAAAACTCAGCGAGATAGGTCAGCCGTATGAGGTTGTTGAGAGAAAATTTCGGGATTCTGCTTATGATCTCCTTCAGGGCCCGGCGCTGGGTAGAGTTGACCAGTCTATTGACGACACTCATGCCTCCACCTCCTCGACAATCGAATATCTCAAAGTTCGCTCAGAGCAGAGTCAGATCCGCCTCACACCCCGTTTCCTATCGTTGCTGCCCTTCTACTAAGAGGCAGTATGTTAGCATCCTCGCCGTTCACCATCAAGCACTCTTTACTATATTGTTGCACTAATGGGAACTATTCTTATGTGCGGTGGCTGGTGCCGCTTGGCGATAACGCTCATTGGATTTCAGGCCTGCTCGCCAGCAGTCCCATCATGCTGAAAAACTCTTTCAGCAACGACGGCTCGAAGACCGTCCCCGCGCCCGAAGCTATTTCTGACATCGCATCTTCGGGTGAAATCGGCATCCGATAGGGGCGTTCTGCGGTCAGCGCCTCATACACGTCCACTATTTGCACCAGGAGGCTCATCGGATGGGGGCGTCGAATCGCCTGTGATCGTGGGTATCCACTCATGTCGTACCTCATGTGGTGTTCAAACGCAATGACTGCGGAGAGCGGCCCTACTCCCCCGGTTTCCTCAAGCATTCTCGCCCCCTCTGCTGGATGCCTTCGAACCACAGCCCATTCCATCTCATCAAGCCCGGTGGTTTTAGATATTATCTCCGGTGGAATCAGAATCTTTCCAACGTCATGTAGTAAAGCCGCCTGGCACAGTTGCCTGAGTCTCCCCGCATCCTTGATGAAAAGAGAAGCCAGCGCCGTCGCAAGGATGCAGACATTCACGGAGTGAGTGAACGTGGGCTCGTCATAATCCTTGATCATGGTGAGGGCGAGTACGGCTCGGGGCTCCTTCGCGATCATCCTCGATATTTCGCCTATCAGGCTGTCAACCTCTCCCATTGCAATCGCCCGACCCATCATTATCGACCGCGCAACCTGGCGCATGAGCTGCACCGCGTCCTGGTAGACTATCCTCGGCTGACGGGCGAGCGCCGTTTCCTCATCTTCCTTCGATAACTGCATTACCTCAATATGCCGTACCCCCCTTCGGATGAGTTC of the Candidatus Auribacterota bacterium genome contains:
- a CDS encoding HD domain-containing protein, whose amino-acid sequence is MHDRDTLKDKLPAERLAALDRIELIVKQIVTAGSQVALYADDHPAVREYAERAYSTMGEILTGSESFTVSAREGMLLYENIPLYRLSVCARKFTDLFEAKKIHGMVVKRGLQLDELLKFIAVLMASPEKFQGRDEINRELIRRGVRHIEVMQLSKEDEETALARQPRIVYQDAVQLMRQVARSIMMGRAIAMGEVDSLIGEISRMIAKEPRAVLALTMIKDYDEPTFTHSVNVCILATALASLFIKDAGRLRQLCQAALLHDVGKILIPPEIISKTTGLDEMEWAVVRRHPAEGARMLEETGGVGPLSAVIAFEHHMRYDMSGYPRSQAIRRPHPMSLLVQIVDVYEALTAERPYRMPISPEDAMSEIASGAGTVFEPSLLKEFFSMMGLLASRPEIQ
- a CDS encoding radical SAM protein — its product is MSVVNRLVNSTQRRALKEIISRIPKFSLNNLIRLTYLAEFLTKNHDDKEIIRYMRSTFQKNHPTVQLARDVMGRLSPNCRERLVNNLMLNNLVIGNSLRENDLYEQEGFIPPSLLVISPTMRCNLKCYGCYAGEYAQDFGLPFELIDRVISEAKELGIYFITFSGGEVFTRKDIWGIYEKHLDVYFQLYTNGTLIDRDAASRLGELGNVAPMISAEGMEKWTDERRGPGAFKRIMDAMDYLAEAGVPFGASCTETRDNINEICSDEFVDMLVAKKAMILWYFQYIPIGRKPAMELMPTPRQRDELRRRVRQLRNSKPIFIGDFWNDGYFVGGCIAGGRQYLHINANGDVEPCVFCHFAVDNIKEKSLRDVIRSDFFKAIQSRQPYSDNLLRPCMIVDCPDVLEAVVRECGARPTHPGAETIITELREPLRKYAEEYARYADAAWEKEYVAKGFVRGYASVES